A stretch of DNA from Serinibacter arcticus:
GCCACGGCTACAAGTTCGCGCCGGCGATCGGGGAGGTGCTCGCCCGGCTCGCCCTCGGCGGGGGCGCCCCGGAGGCTCGCGCGGCGGCCCCGTTCCGGATCGGTGACGGGCGCCGCGCCGGGGCCGGCCGGGCGGGCGGCTTCGGGACCTGAGAGACGTGAGGGAGCTCGGGCGCCCGTGGGCACCTGAGCGCTCGAGGCTTGCGGCCTCAGGCCTCCAGGTCGGCCGACAGCACCACCGCGAGCTCGATGTCCTGGGGCTGGAGCTCGAGCGTCGGGCCGCCCCCGGCGTCGAACGCCATGGCGCGCATCGCCCGCGCCGGCTCGGGGAAGCCGGGCGAGCTGCCGCCGGTGCCCGGCCGGAGCCCGTCCTCCCACAGCGCGGTCAGACGCGGGGTCGGCAGGCCGAGGGCGGCGGCGTACGCGGCGGCGCGGGCGGTCGCGTCCCGGGCGGCCTCGGCCCGCAGGGTGTCGACGGCGCTCGCGCGGGTGCCGGAGGACAGCGCCCAGGCGACGTTCTCGACGGCGACGTCCTCCCGACCGGCGACGTCCAGCGACCAGGCGCCGAGCGCCCCGAAGTCGGCGAAGCGCACGCTGACCCGGGCCTGCGCGCGGAATCGCCGGACGCGCTCCTGGGTCTCCCCGGCGCCGATCCACTCCTCGAAGACGCCGGTCGAGACGTCGGCGGCCTCCCACGCGGTGGCGTCGCCGGCCTCGACGAAGGCCTTCGCCTCGGCGACGAGCGCGGCGTGCTGTCGAACGGCCCGGTCGACCACGACGGTGCGGTCATCACCGCTCGCCTCGATGCGGATCGTGACGGTGCCGCGCTCGGCGGCGATCCGGGTGCCGGCCTCCCCGGTGACGGCGATGCTGACCACTGCGACCTCCTGGGTTGGGCTGTCGGAGCCGCGTCCCGACTCTCGTGCCGCGACAGTACCCGCGGCCCTCGTCTTGATCCGAGTTAACGGTTGAACCGACGCCGTTGACCGTGATCAAGAGGCTGCTTGCCACTGCTGGAGGTCGATCCCTATGTTCGTCGCGTATCCGGCGACGATGCAGGGGAGACGTCCGGGTACGGGATGGGTTGGACAGTTCTGGCAGGGGCGCTCGTGCTGTGGCACCTCGGTGTCGGGCAGGGAGGGGGCCGAGCGCGCCGGCGGTGGGAGTCGCAGAGTTGCTGCTCCCACCGCACGCCAGGACCACCGACCCGCCCGGCGGACGGCGCTCGCACCGATCGTCTCTCCCCTGCGACACGTCTCCGGATGCACGTCCTCGCCGCCTGCCCCTCAACAGGTGGCGTCGGCCCTTCGGAGGCTCCCGGGCCTGCATTCATGCCCCCTGCCGGCCCGGGATCGTTCGGCAGCTGCGCGGCCCCGGTAGCCGCGCCACCGGATGAGCATCGGACGGGGCCCACGGGATCAGCCCGTCGGCCCCGTCCGTGGCTCGACCGCCGGGGCAGAGGCGGCGCGCTCGAAGCGCCGGGCGAGGTGGGCGAAGGCCGCGGCGAGCTCCGGTGGGCCGATCTGCTCGACGTCCGCGTCGAACCGGCCGATCGTGGCGGCCAGCGCGGGCCACGACCAGGCCCCGAGCCTGACCCGGGTGCGATCGTCCCCGAGGCTCTCCGCGACGCCGTCGTC
This window harbors:
- a CDS encoding SIMPL domain-containing protein; amino-acid sequence: MVSIAVTGEAGTRIAAERGTVTIRIEASGDDRTVVVDRAVRQHAALVAEAKAFVEAGDATAWEAADVSTGVFEEWIGAGETQERVRRFRAQARVSVRFADFGALGAWSLDVAGREDVAVENVAWALSSGTRASAVDTLRAEAARDATARAAAYAAALGLPTPRLTALWEDGLRPGTGGSSPGFPEPARAMRAMAFDAGGGPTLELQPQDIELAVVLSADLEA